A stretch of Acropora muricata isolate sample 2 chromosome 7, ASM3666990v1, whole genome shotgun sequence DNA encodes these proteins:
- the LOC136921896 gene encoding uncharacterized protein, with protein sequence MESSRVLKRSAKNQNFSIIRCFSWILFVTTACLYQPGSSPLACTPVERPPTRVFCGFHSSHIRHLGFVTRAKGFFSSRHQYYSNATSTFQQTRLLTSGDVSPNPGPITRSQSARLKSASECLYPHLRSELSTLKGLKLGHLNCNGLLGKIIEVKALLFAVKFDILAISETHLRSSIKDSSIFIPGYKIARRDRSDGWKGGGSLIYCAEDLNAYERKDLSDKSPIEAAWVDISLHSQKLLVRSIYRPTDYANFFIEFPVLMEGIWRRRTNIVLLGDFNVNLLPSATNSGDFTLKRKFLHQLSKFNLKNVINVPTRITGNSSTLIDLIITSVSHRFSHNGACNLGISDHHLI encoded by the coding sequence ATGGAGAGCAGTCGTGTGTTAAAACGCTCCGCTAAAAACCAAAATTTCTCCATTATCCGGTGCTTTTCATGGATTCTTTTCGTTACAACTGCTTGCCTTTATCAGCCTGGCTCTAGCCCTCTAGCCTGTACTCCTGTGGAACGACCACCTACACGAGTTTTCTGTGGATTTCACTCGTCtcacatccgccatcttggatttgtgACGCGTGCTAAAGGCTTCTTCAGTTCACGCCATCAATACTATTCAAATGCCACCAGTACTTTTCAACAAACTCGCCTCCTTACCTCTGGAGATGTCTCACCAAACCCTGGCCCGATTACTCGCTCACAGTCGGCAAGATTAAAATCTGCCTCCGAATGTTTATATCCACATCTTCGAAGCGAGCTATCGACACTAAAAGGCCTAAAACTCGGACATCTCAATTGCAATGGTCTTCTGGGCAAAATAATTGAAGTTAAGGCTTTATTATTTGCCGTCAAGTTTGACATCCTGGCCATTTCCGAGACTCATCTCCGAAGCTCAATTAAGGATTCATCTATTTTTATACCTGGCTATAAAATCGCTAGAAGAGACAGATCCGATGGTTGGAAAGGTGGTGGTTCATTAATCTACTGTGCAGAGGACCTAAATGCCTATGAACGCAAGGATCTATCAGATAAATCTCCAATTGAGGCTGCTTGGGTGGATATCTCACTCCACTCTCAAAAACTTCTAGTCCGCTCAATCTACAGACCTACAGATTATGCAAATTTCTTTATTGAATTCCCTGTGCTAATGGAAGGTATATGGAGAAGGCGTACTAACATCGTCTTGTTGGGGGATTTCAACGTAAACCTCCTACCTTCCGCTACAAATTCTGGTGACTTTACTCTAAAACGGAAATTCTTGCATCAACTTAGCAAGTTTAATTTAAAGAATGTTATAAATGTTCCCACAAGAATCACTGGCAACTCGTCCACACTCATCGACCTGATCATTACATCAGTCAGCCACAGGTTTTCTCACAATGGTGCTTGCAACCTTGGCATTTCTGACCACCATTTGATATAA
- the LOC136923620 gene encoding uncharacterized protein, which translates to MAACNKKRCGKGLSRDREDQGFPKYDTFVATYEFLNPGVEGENIRYCSSSERGIPDAFYDQLEGDDLETEQRNRYDKQGRRRKLKPIEEFFMVMCRLRRGFALQHLSHLFGVATSTVSRIFTAWVNFMYLKFAHINIWPSREAVTKTMPEVFKDKYPSTRVIIDCTEIKCEMPSSLLLNTELFSSYKNHTTLKGLIGIAPNGAVTFISQLYTGSISDREIVIRSGFLAQEFSEGDSVMADKGFTIQDLLPLGTSLNIPPFLGQFEQMSPENVIRTQQIASVRIHVERAINRIKNYRIWSGVIPLSLFGLVNQMWSICSFLSNVQDPLIST; encoded by the exons ATGGCTGCATGCAATAAGAAGAGATGTGGGAAAGGACTTTCGCGTGACAGAGAAGACCAAG GTTTTCCCAAGTATGATACTTTTGTAGCCACTTACGAATTTCTAAACCCAGGAGTTGAAGGGGAAAACATCAGATACTGCTCTTCTTCTGAACGCGGTATACCAGATGCATTCTACGATCAGTTGGAAGGAGACGACTTAGAAACAGAGCAACGGAACCGTTACGACAAACAGGGGAGACGAAGAAAGCTCAAACCTATTGAGGAATTTTTTATGGTAATGTGCCGCCTGCGAAGAGGGTTTGCTTTGCAGcatctttcacatttatttGGAGTTGCAACATCAACTGTCAGCCGAATCTTTACTGCTTGGGTTAATTTTATGTACCTGAAGTTTGCTCACATAAACATCTGGCCATCTCGTGAGGCTGTTACAAAAACTATGCCAGAAGTATTCAAGGACAAGTATCCTTCCACGCGTGTTATTATAGACTGCACTGAAATAAAATGCGAAATGCCCAGTAGTCTCCTATTAAACACAGAACTATTTAGTTCTTATAAAAATCATACGACACTTAAAGGGTTGATTGGAATCGCACCCAATGGTGCAGTAACCTTTATAAGCCAGTTATATACAGGCAGCATCTCGGATAGAGAAATTGTCATCCGCAGTGGTTTTCTGGCACAAGAATTCAGTGAAGGAGACTCTGTCATGGCAGACAAGGGCTTTACTATTCAGGATCTCTTGCCCTTGGGAACAAGCCTAAACATCCCTCCATTTCTTGGACAATTTGAGCAGATGAGTCCTGAGAATGTTATAAGAACTCAACAAATTGCCAGTGTACGAATTCACGTTGAACGAGCTATAAACAGGATTAAGAACTACAGAATTTGGAGTGGAGTTATTCCCCTGAGTTTGTTTGGACTGGTCAATCAGATGTGgagtatttgttcttttttgagTAATGTACAGGATCCTCTCATCTCTACCTGA
- the LOC136923622 gene encoding uncharacterized protein isoform X4, producing the protein MREAADFAGEMREPFSCTTKVTLESGKVVRYEYLKEHSEISSRNEDINDEACSKDEDSAFPELHDVASHKETNTKDDESYFPDPHDFEKAWGEDKIEDVLEK; encoded by the exons ATGCGGGAGGCTGCAGATTTTGCCGGGGAGATGAGAGAACCTTTTTCTTGTACAACTAAG GTAACTTTGGAGAGCGGAAAGGTAGTGAGGTATGAATACCTGAAAGAACATTCGGAAATAAGCAGCCGCAATGAG GATATTAATGATGAGGCCTGCAGCAAAGACGAAGACAGTGCCTTTCCTGAACTACATGATGTG GCTAGTCATAAGGAAACAAATACTAAAGACGATGAAAGTTACTTTCCTGACCCACATGATTTC GAAAAAGCATGGGGCGAGGACAAAATTGAGGATGTTCTGGAAAAGTAG
- the LOC136923622 gene encoding uncharacterized protein isoform X1 → MREAADFAGEMREPFSCTTKVTLESGKVVRYEYLKEHSEISSRNEVPRCEQKTFNLLRKENSTTTTTCRILMMRPAAKTKTVPFLNYMMWLVIRKQILKTMKVTFLTHMISKKHGARTKLRMFWKSRGLKELQQNQEKLLENRNGIQKSLTAIEQEISEEKTSPGSCDLAFGSSQAQLKQSNNPIAMARFHCPISQPHVSPSSYSSFVPDGTFKPFKLH, encoded by the exons ATGCGGGAGGCTGCAGATTTTGCCGGGGAGATGAGAGAACCTTTTTCTTGTACAACTAAG GTAACTTTGGAGAGCGGAAAGGTAGTGAGGTATGAATACCTGAAAGAACATTCGGAAATAAGCAGCCGCAATGAGGTACCCAGATGTGAACAGAAGACTTTCAATCTCCTTAGAAAAGAAAACTCAACTACTACCACTACTTGCAGGATATTAATGATGAGGCCTGCAGCAAAGACGAAGACAGTGCCTTTCCTGAACTACATGATGTG GCTAGTCATAAGGAAACAAATACTAAAGACGATGAAAGTTACTTTCCTGACCCACATGATTTC GAAAAAGCATGGGGCGAGGACAAAATTGAGGATGTTCTGGAAAAGTAGAGGTTTGAAAGAACTTcagcaaaatcaagaaaaattattggaaaatcGAAATGGGATTCAAAAGTCGCTAACTGCCATAGAACAAGAGATTTCTGAAGAGAAAACAAGCCCTGGAAGTTGTGACCTTGCCTTCGGTTCCAGCCAGGCCCAGCTCAAGCAGTCCAATAACCCCATTGCCATGGCAAGATTCCATTGCCCCATTAGTCAGCCGCATGTCAGCCCCTCCAGTTACTCCTCCTTCGTCCCAGATGGCACCTTTAAACCATTCAAACTCCACTGA
- the LOC136923622 gene encoding uncharacterized protein isoform X2, producing the protein MREAADFAGEMREPFSCTTKVTLESGKVVRYEYLKEHSEISSRNEVPRCEQKTFNLLRKENSTTTTTCRILMMRPAAKTKTVPFLNYMMWKKHGARTKLRMFWKSRGLKELQQNQEKLLENRNGIQKSLTAIEQEISEEKTSPGSCDLAFGSSQAQLKQSNNPIAMARFHCPISQPHVSPSSYSSFVPDGTFKPFKLH; encoded by the exons ATGCGGGAGGCTGCAGATTTTGCCGGGGAGATGAGAGAACCTTTTTCTTGTACAACTAAG GTAACTTTGGAGAGCGGAAAGGTAGTGAGGTATGAATACCTGAAAGAACATTCGGAAATAAGCAGCCGCAATGAGGTACCCAGATGTGAACAGAAGACTTTCAATCTCCTTAGAAAAGAAAACTCAACTACTACCACTACTTGCAGGATATTAATGATGAGGCCTGCAGCAAAGACGAAGACAGTGCCTTTCCTGAACTACATGATGTG GAAAAAGCATGGGGCGAGGACAAAATTGAGGATGTTCTGGAAAAGTAGAGGTTTGAAAGAACTTcagcaaaatcaagaaaaattattggaaaatcGAAATGGGATTCAAAAGTCGCTAACTGCCATAGAACAAGAGATTTCTGAAGAGAAAACAAGCCCTGGAAGTTGTGACCTTGCCTTCGGTTCCAGCCAGGCCCAGCTCAAGCAGTCCAATAACCCCATTGCCATGGCAAGATTCCATTGCCCCATTAGTCAGCCGCATGTCAGCCCCTCCAGTTACTCCTCCTTCGTCCCAGATGGCACCTTTAAACCATTCAAACTCCACTGA
- the LOC136923622 gene encoding uncharacterized protein isoform X3 — MRILMMRPAAKTKTVPFLNYMMWLVIRKQILKTMKVTFLTHMISKKHGARTKLRMFWKSRGLKELQQNQEKLLENRNGIQKSLTAIEQEISEEKTSPGSCDLAFGSSQAQLKQSNNPIAMARFHCPISQPHVSPSSYSSFVPDGTFKPFKLH; from the exons ATGAG GATATTAATGATGAGGCCTGCAGCAAAGACGAAGACAGTGCCTTTCCTGAACTACATGATGTG GCTAGTCATAAGGAAACAAATACTAAAGACGATGAAAGTTACTTTCCTGACCCACATGATTTC GAAAAAGCATGGGGCGAGGACAAAATTGAGGATGTTCTGGAAAAGTAGAGGTTTGAAAGAACTTcagcaaaatcaagaaaaattattggaaaatcGAAATGGGATTCAAAAGTCGCTAACTGCCATAGAACAAGAGATTTCTGAAGAGAAAACAAGCCCTGGAAGTTGTGACCTTGCCTTCGGTTCCAGCCAGGCCCAGCTCAAGCAGTCCAATAACCCCATTGCCATGGCAAGATTCCATTGCCCCATTAGTCAGCCGCATGTCAGCCCCTCCAGTTACTCCTCCTTCGTCCCAGATGGCACCTTTAAACCATTCAAACTCCACTGA
- the LOC136923621 gene encoding uncharacterized protein: MASLKTTRDALFIGHASGFITDAEFLLLRQENSSDNLDFPYDNYPRFSLQDQSEADCKANFRLEKHHVRRLVDALQTPAIFKCDQGTICEGLEGLCIFLKRFASPCRFFDLIPILGRPVPELCMINNTVIDWVYNHHRHRIMDWNPNVLSPIQLENYVEAVFNKGAALRNCFGFIDGTVRPISRPDENHRVVYNGHKRVHGLKFQSVVIPNGLLAHLYGPVEGKKHDAAVLAESHLYDSLERNAFSTTGEAMCIYGDPAYPLRIHLQAPFRNRVLTPQMLAYNSSMSAVRTAVEWLFGDVINYFKCLDFKKNLKIGLSQVGKMYIVCSIMQNALTCLYGNSTSQFFDLDPPSLEDYFA, translated from the exons ATGGCTTCTTTAAAAACAACTCGCGACGCTTTGTTTATAGGTCATGCAAGTGGCTTTATCACCGATGCAGAATTTTTACTTCTTCGTCAAGAAAACTCTTCTGATAATTTAGATTTTCCTTACGACAACTATCCGAGGTTCAGTTTGCAAGACCAAAGTGAAGCTGATTGCAAAGCTAATTTTCGGCTAGAAAAACACCATGTTCGTCGATTAGTTGATGCGCTTCAAACTCCAGCTATCTTCAAATGTGATCAAGGCACAATTTGTGAAGGTTTGGAGGGCCTTTGTATCTTTCTAAAGCGCTTTGCATCCCCATGTCGGTTCTTTGACTTGATTCCAATTCTTGGACGACCAGTCCCTGAACTTTGCATGATAAATAATACTGTAATTGACTGGGTTTATAACCATCACAGACATCGCATCATGGATTGGAATCCAAATGTCTTAAGTCCCATCCAGCTAGAGAATTACGTGGAAGCAGTTTTTAACAAAGGGGCAGCATTACGGAATTGCTTTGGATTCATAGACGGAACAGTTAGGCCTATATCTCGACCAGACGAAAACCACAGAGTAGTTTACAATGGGCACAAGCGAGTTCACGGCTTAAAATTTCAATCAGTTGTGATTCCAAATGGCTTACTTGCTCACCTTTATGGGCCAGTAG aaggaaaaaaacacgATGCTGCAGTGCTAGCAGAATCACATCTGTACGACAGTCTGGAGAGGAACGCTTTTTCTACAACAGGAGAGGCAATGTGCATTTATGGGGATCCAGCTTATCCTCTCAGGATCCATCTACAGGCACCTTTTCGAAATCGTGTATTAACCCCTCAAATGCTGGCTTACAATAGTTCAATGAGTGCTGTTCGTACTGCTGTTGAGTGGCTGTTTGGGGACGTtatcaattatttcaaatgtttagACTTTAAAAAGAACTTAAAAATTGGTCTTAGTCAGGTGGGCAAAATGTACATTGTGTGCTCAATTATGCAAAATGCTTTGACTTGTCTTTATGGAAATAGTACGTCTCAGTTCTTTGACTTAGATCCTCCTTCACTAGAAGATTACTTTGCATAA